From the genome of Streptomyces xanthophaeus:
CCAAGCTCGAGGGTGTCAAGGTCCGTCTGGCCACCCGCGCGGGTGACGCCGGTCGTCTCTTCGGTTCCGTGACCCCGGCCGACATCGCCACGGCGATCGAGTCCTCGGGCGGCCCGAAGGTCGACAAGCGCCGCGTGGAGCTCGGCTCCCCGATCAAGACCCTCGGTTCGTACCAGGTCTCCGTGCGTCTGCACGCCGACGTGGCCGCGAACGTGGGCATCGAGGTCGTCGCCGCCTAAGGGCTGCGCTCGAAGGGCCGCACCCCACCGGGGTGCGGCCCTTCGTCGTTGTCGGGCGGTGTTCCACGTGAAACATCCGGCGTCGGCCCGCCGTGTTTCACGTGAAACATGGCAGAGGCCGGCTGCCCGCTACGAGCGGGTGGCTCCCGCGATCAGCCACCGGCCCGAGCCGGCGCGTAGCTGCAAAGTGATCATCCGGACCACCATCATCAGCGTCATGGCCCACCAGAGCGCCGTGAGGCCGCCGCCGAGGATCGGCACGAGCAGTGCGGCCGGGGCGAAGGCGGCCAGCGTCAGGAGCATGGCCCGGGCCAGGTAGCGGCCGTCGCCGGCGCCCATCAGCACCCCGTCGAGCACGAAGACGATGCCGGAGACGGGCTGGGAGAGGGCCACGACCAGCAGGGCCGGCAGCAGGGCCGCCTCGACGGCCGGATCGCTGGTGAACAGCGGGATGAACACCGGGCGGGCCAGGACGACCAGCAGGCCGAGTACGACGCCCGAGGCGATCCCCCACTGCACCATGCGGCGGCACACGGCCCTGGCGCCGTCGGTGTCGCCCGCGCCCAAGTAGCGGCCGATGATCGCCTGTCCGGCGATCGCTAGGGCGTCCAGGGCGAAGGCGAGCAGGCTCCACAGGGAGAGCAGGATCTGGTGGGCGGCGATGTCGGCGTCGCCGAGCCGGGCGGCCACGGCGGTGGCGATCATCAGGATCGCGCGCAGCGACAGGGTGCGGACCAGCAGCGGAGCGCCCGCCTGGGCGCAGGCCCGGATGCCCGCGGGGTCGGGGCGCAGCGTGGCGCCGTGGCGCCGGGCTCCGCGGACGACCACGACGAGGTAGGCGGCGGCCATGGCGCACTGGGCGATGACCGTGCCCCAGGCGGAGCCCGCGATGCCGAGCCCCGCACCGTAGACCAGGGCGACGTTCAGGCCGGCGTTGAGGGCGAAGCCGCCGATGGCGACGTAGAGCGGCGTACGGGTGTCCTGGAGGCCGCGGATGACCCCGGTGGCGGCCAGGACCATGAGCATGGCCGGGATGCCGAGGGCGGAGATCCTCAGATAGGTGATCGCGTACGGGGCGACGGTGTCGGAGGCCCCGAAGAGCGAGACCAGTGAAGGTGTCGCGGGAAGCACCACGGCGACGACGGCCGCGCCCAGCAGAAGGGCGAGCCAGATGCCGTCGATCCCCTGCCGGATGGCTGCCTGGAGGTCTCCTGCGCCGACGCGGCGGGAGACGGCCGCGGTGGTGGCGTAGGCGAGGAAGACGAAGACGCTCACAGCGGTGGTGAGCACCGCGGCGGCGATGCCGAGGCCGGCCAGCTGAGGGGTTCCGAGGTGCCCCACGATGGCGCTGTCGGCCATCACGAAGAGGGGCTCGGCGACGAGTGCGCCGAAGGCAGGGAGAGCGAGTGCGAAGATCTCTCGGTCGTGCCGTCCCGGCCCTGCCTTGGGTGCTGCGAGAGCCTGTGTCATGCGCTCAATCTAATCTTCCACAGGTAATGGATGCAAGGGCCTTTGGATCCTTACTGACGCGCTGACCTGAGCGTTCCTCGCACCTCGTTTGAGGCGATCTTGAGACAGTGTCAAAGAATTTTCTCCACCGCTGCCTCTGGAAGAGGAAACCCCAGGTCAGGTGGGGTAACTGGGTGGCGCGGGTGATTTTGTCCACAGCGTCGTCCCCCGGTCCGTACACAGCTTCCGGCGAGTTACCCACAGCATTGGTGCCGTCATCCACATGTCATCCACACAGCCTGTGGATAACAAGATTGGCTGACGCCGCTCTCGGGCCTACCGTGGTTCGTTGCCCGACTCGCCGACGGCGGATTCGGGTGCCCCAAATGTCAGAGCCGTGTCGTAGAAAGAGTGACACGGCGAGGTCCGCGTTGCGGACGGGAGGAGGCGGCCCGGTGAGCATGCCCGAGCCCATGGACGACCCCTGGGCCGACAGCGGTCCGGGTGACCGTCTGCCCGCCCGTCCGCGCCGTAACAGCGAAGGCCGCGGCCGCGGGGACGAACAGCACGACCGGGGCCGCGAGGGCGGCTCCTGGGACTCCGGCGGTGGCGGCGGCTTCGAGCGCGTCCCTCCCCAGGACCTCGACGCCGAGCAGTCGGTGCTCGGCGGCATGCTGCTCTCCAAGGACGCCATCGCGGACGTCGTCGAGGTCCTCAAGGGCCACGACTTCTACCGGCCCTCGCACGAGACGATCTACCAGGCGATCCTCGACCTGTACGCCAAGGGCGAGCCGGCCGACCCGATCACCGTCGGCGCCGAGCTGACCCGGCGCGGTGAGATCAGCAAGGTGGGCGGGGCCTCGTACCTGCACACCCTGGTCCAGTCCGTGCCGACCGCGGCGAACGCCGAGTACTACGCGGAGATCGTCCACGAGCGGGCCGTCCTGCGCCGCCTGGTCGCCGCCGGTACGAAGATCACGCAGATGGGCTACGCGGCCGACGGCGACGTCGACGAGATCGTCAACAGCGCCCAGGCCGAGATCTACGCCGTCACCGAGCAGCGGACCTCCGAGGACTACCTGCCGCTCGGCGACATCATGGAGGGCGCCCTCGACGAGATCGAGGCGATCGGCTCCCGCAGCGGCCAGATGTCGGGCGTTCCCACCGGCTTCACGGACCTGGACTCGCTGACCAACGGACTGCACCCGGGCCAGATGATCGTCATCGCGGCCCGTCCCGCCATGGGTAAGTCCACGCTCGCCCTGGACTTCGCCCGGGCCTGCTCCATCAAGAGCAACCTGCCGAGCGTGATCTTCTCCCTCGAAATGGGGCGCAACGAGATCGCCATGCGCCTGCTCTCGGCGGAGGCCAGGGTCGCGCTCCACCACATGCGCTCGGGCACGATGACGGACGACGACTGGACCCGGCTCGCCCGCCGGATGCCGGACGTCTCCGCCGCCCCGCTCTACATCGACGACTCCCCCAACCTGTCGATGATGGAGATCCGGGCCAAGTGCCGCCGGCTCAAGCAGCGCAACGACCTCTCGCTCGTCGTCATCGACTACCTCCAGCTGATGCAGTCGGGCGGCTCGCGCCGTCCCGAGAGCCGCCAGCAGGAGGTCTCGGACATGTCCCGAAACCTCAAGCTGCTGGCGAAGGAGCTGGAGGTCCCCGTGATCGCCCTCTCCCAGCTGAACCGTGGTCCGGAACAGCGCACCGACAAGAAGCCGATGGTCTCCGACCTGCGTGAGTCGGGCTCCATCGAGCAGGACGCGGACATGGTGATCCTGCTGCACCGCGAGGACGCTTACGAGAAGGAGTCCCCCCGTGCGGGTGAGGCGGACCTGATCGTGGCGAAGCACCGAAACGGCCCCACGGCCACGATCACGGTGGCCTTCCAGGGCCACTACTCCCGCTTCGTGGACATGGCCAACACGTAGCATCCGATCATGGATGAGCTTGCTGAGGACCTGGAACTTCTCCCTGCCACCCGGCGCGCGCTGAGGCACCGGATCGCCGTCGCGCAGAGCGAAGGGCGGGCGCCGTCCGTGGTGGCGGCCGTCCTGCGGGGCGGGGAGGTGGTCTGGGAGGGCTCCCGGACCTCGGTCGAGGGGCACGGTCCGGACG
Proteins encoded in this window:
- the rplI gene encoding 50S ribosomal protein L9, with translation MKIILTHEVSGLGAAGDVVDVKDGYARNYLVPRGFAIRWTKGGEKDVAQIRRARKIHEIATIEQANEVKAKLEGVKVRLATRAGDAGRLFGSVTPADIATAIESSGGPKVDKRRVELGSPIKTLGSYQVSVRLHADVAANVGIEVVAA
- a CDS encoding MATE family efflux transporter, with the translated sequence MTQALAAPKAGPGRHDREIFALALPAFGALVAEPLFVMADSAIVGHLGTPQLAGLGIAAAVLTTAVSVFVFLAYATTAAVSRRVGAGDLQAAIRQGIDGIWLALLLGAAVVAVVLPATPSLVSLFGASDTVAPYAITYLRISALGIPAMLMVLAATGVIRGLQDTRTPLYVAIGGFALNAGLNVALVYGAGLGIAGSAWGTVIAQCAMAAAYLVVVVRGARRHGATLRPDPAGIRACAQAGAPLLVRTLSLRAILMIATAVAARLGDADIAAHQILLSLWSLLAFALDALAIAGQAIIGRYLGAGDTDGARAVCRRMVQWGIASGVVLGLLVVLARPVFIPLFTSDPAVEAALLPALLVVALSQPVSGIVFVLDGVLMGAGDGRYLARAMLLTLAAFAPAALLVPILGGGLTALWWAMTLMMVVRMITLQLRAGSGRWLIAGATRS
- the dnaB gene encoding replicative DNA helicase, giving the protein MDDPWADSGPGDRLPARPRRNSEGRGRGDEQHDRGREGGSWDSGGGGGFERVPPQDLDAEQSVLGGMLLSKDAIADVVEVLKGHDFYRPSHETIYQAILDLYAKGEPADPITVGAELTRRGEISKVGGASYLHTLVQSVPTAANAEYYAEIVHERAVLRRLVAAGTKITQMGYAADGDVDEIVNSAQAEIYAVTEQRTSEDYLPLGDIMEGALDEIEAIGSRSGQMSGVPTGFTDLDSLTNGLHPGQMIVIAARPAMGKSTLALDFARACSIKSNLPSVIFSLEMGRNEIAMRLLSAEARVALHHMRSGTMTDDDWTRLARRMPDVSAAPLYIDDSPNLSMMEIRAKCRRLKQRNDLSLVVIDYLQLMQSGGSRRPESRQQEVSDMSRNLKLLAKELEVPVIALSQLNRGPEQRTDKKPMVSDLRESGSIEQDADMVILLHREDAYEKESPRAGEADLIVAKHRNGPTATITVAFQGHYSRFVDMANT